The following proteins are co-located in the Nocardia bhagyanarayanae genome:
- a CDS encoding DUF2786 domain-containing protein yields MTSPNAVPDRMLTRIGGLLRKAEATDNEHEAEAFLAAAQRLATRSSIDLAVARAHIAGRERRPTPVQRVVPIGEPGKKGLRTYVQLFVAIAQANDVRCDVARTSTQVYAYGFDTDIDTCEALYASLLVQMVRASDHYIKSGQYRSATVEKVVSEKRWGRTVQRRVQAPAAPVTARLNFQMAFAARIGRRLAEVKSEVEAEAVAPETASAGTALALRDKELELTDFYTRTSEARGTWRGPQASAGHSAAARRAGDRAGQAARLGTSPELGGVRGQLSSGAGG; encoded by the coding sequence ATGACTTCGCCGAACGCGGTTCCCGATCGGATGCTCACACGCATCGGCGGTCTGCTGCGCAAGGCCGAGGCCACCGACAACGAGCACGAGGCCGAGGCGTTCCTCGCCGCGGCGCAGCGGCTGGCCACCCGTTCCTCGATCGATCTCGCGGTGGCGCGGGCGCACATCGCCGGGCGCGAGCGCAGGCCGACGCCGGTGCAGCGGGTCGTCCCGATCGGCGAGCCGGGTAAGAAAGGGCTGCGCACCTATGTGCAGCTGTTCGTCGCGATCGCGCAGGCCAACGACGTGCGCTGCGATGTTGCCCGCACCTCCACCCAGGTCTACGCCTACGGCTTCGACACCGACATCGACACCTGCGAGGCGCTCTACGCCAGCCTGCTCGTTCAAATGGTGCGCGCGTCCGACCACTACATAAAGTCGGGACAGTACCGTTCGGCCACCGTCGAGAAGGTCGTCAGCGAAAAGCGCTGGGGCCGCACGGTACAGCGCCGCGTCCAAGCCCCTGCGGCACCCGTGACCGCCCGGCTGAACTTCCAGATGGCCTTCGCCGCGCGCATCGGCCGCAGGCTCGCCGAGGTGAAATCGGAAGTGGAAGCCGAAGCGGTGGCGCCGGAAACGGCGTCCGCGGGCACCGCCCTCGCCCTGCGCGACAAAGAACTGGAACTCACCGACTTCTACACCCGCACCTCGGAAGCCCGCGGCACCTGGCGCGGGCCCCAAGCGTCGGCCGGACACTCGGCGGCCGCCCGGCGCGCGGGTGATCGCGCCGGCCAGGCGGCGCGGTTGGGGACTTCACCCGAATTGGGTGGGGTGCGCGGGCAGTTGTCCTCGGGCGCGGGTGGGTGA
- a CDS encoding thiolase family protein — MRDAVIVEAVRTPIGKGKPNGALHDVHAVDLLAHSLRAVVERSGIDPALIDDVIGGVVTQVGEQGANVTRRAALAAGYPESVPATTVDRQCGSSQQAIHFAAQGVIAGAYDIVVAGGVESMGRIPMGANLVGSEDVSGIAFADRYPEGLVPQGISAELIAAKWGLTRTQLDEFALTSHEKAARATKNGLFAAELAPINGLETDEGIRVGSTLHTLAGLRPAYYDPAMAERFPQIGWQITAASASQVSDGSAAVLIMTSERAEQLGLRPLARLHSFAVAGDDPLMMLTAVIPATRKVLRRAGLQLSDIDLVEINEAFSPVVLAWAQDTGADMSKVNVNGGAIAIGHPLGASGARLMTTLVHAMQDRGARYGLQTMCEAGGLANATILERL, encoded by the coding sequence ATGAGAGACGCGGTGATCGTCGAAGCGGTGCGCACGCCGATCGGCAAGGGGAAACCGAACGGGGCGCTGCACGACGTGCACGCGGTGGACCTGCTCGCGCACAGCCTGCGCGCGGTGGTCGAGCGCAGCGGTATCGATCCCGCGCTGATCGACGACGTGATCGGCGGCGTGGTCACGCAGGTCGGCGAGCAGGGCGCGAATGTGACGCGCCGGGCGGCGCTGGCCGCGGGCTACCCCGAATCGGTGCCCGCGACAACGGTCGACCGGCAGTGCGGTAGCAGCCAGCAGGCCATCCACTTCGCCGCGCAGGGCGTCATCGCGGGCGCGTACGACATCGTGGTCGCCGGGGGCGTCGAGTCGATGGGCCGAATCCCGATGGGCGCCAACCTCGTCGGTTCGGAGGACGTGTCGGGCATCGCGTTCGCCGATCGCTATCCGGAAGGTCTTGTACCGCAGGGCATCAGCGCGGAACTCATCGCCGCGAAATGGGGCCTCACCCGCACCCAGCTCGACGAATTCGCGCTGACGAGTCACGAAAAGGCCGCCCGGGCAACGAAGAACGGCCTGTTCGCCGCCGAACTCGCCCCTATCAACGGACTGGAAACCGACGAGGGCATCCGCGTGGGCAGCACCCTCCACACCCTCGCCGGACTGCGACCGGCCTACTACGACCCCGCCATGGCCGAGCGCTTCCCACAGATCGGCTGGCAGATCACCGCCGCCAGCGCCAGCCAGGTCAGCGACGGCAGCGCCGCGGTGCTGATCATGACCAGCGAACGCGCCGAGCAGCTCGGGCTGCGCCCGCTGGCCCGCCTGCACAGCTTCGCCGTCGCGGGCGACGACCCGCTCATGATGCTCACGGCGGTGATCCCGGCGACCCGAAAGGTGTTGCGGCGGGCCGGTCTTCAGCTCTCCGATATCGACCTCGTCGAGATCAACGAGGCGTTCTCGCCGGTGGTGCTCGCGTGGGCGCAGGACACCGGGGCGGATATGTCGAAGGTGAACGTCAACGGTGGGGCGATCGCGATCGGTCATCCGTTGGGGGCTTCGGGCGCGCGGTTGATGACGACTCTCGTGCACGCCATGCAAGACCGCGGGGCGCGGTATGGGTTGCAGACGATGTGTGAGGCAGGTGGGCTCGCGAACGCCACGATTCTCGAGCGGTTGTGA
- a CDS encoding o-succinylbenzoate synthase, with product MTADISPEPVVYAIPLRTRFRGITVREGMLIPGPMGWGEFCPFPEYDDREAAGWLATALEQVTTGWPEPVRERIPINCTVPAVDPERAHRIVGTSGCRTAKVKVADHPDSLAEDLARVEAVRDALGPDGGIRVDANAVWDVDTAIAHIARIDRAAGGLEYVEQPCRTVEELAAVRKKVDVRIAADESIRRAEDPLRVAVAGAADVAVLKCTPLGGVRRALEVAAAAGLPCVVSSALETSVGLGAQLALAGALPELDFACGLGTISLFEGDVVTESLRPVDGFLPVPRTPSAPDPDLLNHYRHPDPNRVAWWHARYERVRALLP from the coding sequence ATGACTGCCGACATCTCTCCCGAGCCCGTCGTCTACGCGATTCCGCTGCGCACGCGGTTTCGCGGGATCACCGTGCGGGAGGGGATGTTGATTCCGGGGCCGATGGGCTGGGGGGAGTTCTGCCCGTTTCCCGAGTACGACGATCGGGAGGCCGCGGGCTGGCTGGCCACGGCGTTGGAGCAGGTGACGACCGGCTGGCCGGAGCCGGTGCGGGAGCGGATTCCGATCAATTGCACGGTGCCCGCGGTCGATCCGGAGCGGGCGCACCGGATCGTCGGCACGTCGGGGTGCCGCACGGCGAAGGTGAAGGTCGCCGACCATCCGGATTCGCTCGCCGAGGACCTGGCACGGGTCGAGGCGGTCCGCGACGCGCTCGGGCCGGACGGCGGGATTCGGGTGGACGCCAACGCGGTGTGGGATGTGGACACCGCGATCGCCCACATCGCGCGAATCGACCGCGCCGCAGGCGGTTTGGAATACGTCGAGCAACCGTGCCGCACCGTCGAGGAACTCGCCGCGGTGCGCAAGAAGGTCGACGTGCGCATAGCCGCGGACGAATCCATCCGGCGCGCGGAGGACCCGCTGCGCGTCGCCGTGGCGGGCGCGGCCGACGTCGCGGTGTTGAAATGCACACCGCTGGGCGGAGTTCGGCGCGCGCTCGAGGTCGCGGCGGCGGCCGGGCTACCCTGCGTTGTCTCCTCCGCCCTGGAAACCAGCGTCGGCCTCGGCGCGCAGCTGGCGCTGGCCGGCGCCCTGCCCGAACTCGACTTCGCCTGCGGACTCGGCACGATCTCCCTCTTCGAAGGCGACGTAGTCACCGAATCCCTGCGCCCGGTGGACGGTTTCCTGCCCGTCCCACGCACACCATCAGCACCGGACCCCGACCTCTTGAACCACTACCGCCACCCCGACCCCAACCGTGTCGCCTGGTGGCACGCCCGCTACGAGCGCGTCCGCGCTTTGCTCCCTTGA
- a CDS encoding TIGR04338 family metallohydrolase produces the protein MSVRDVQRGKVYDAEQLVRGMFDRADEHGNRTVELYGSQITLPIERRFASVASVQTYADKVLALNWVRAQWDRAEVPVRVRSRAGATAAHYEAADAVLAVPLHTGGTAWALRELVVLHELAHHLEPAADKVAPHGPEFCTRYLELVDGIIGPEAALLLRTTMLSCGVHFG, from the coding sequence GTGAGTGTGCGAGATGTACAGCGCGGCAAGGTGTACGACGCCGAGCAGCTGGTTCGCGGGATGTTCGATCGGGCCGACGAGCACGGCAACCGCACCGTCGAACTCTACGGCTCCCAGATCACCTTGCCGATCGAGCGCCGTTTCGCCTCGGTGGCGTCGGTCCAGACCTATGCTGACAAGGTGCTCGCCCTCAATTGGGTTCGGGCCCAATGGGATCGAGCCGAGGTGCCGGTTCGGGTGCGGTCGCGTGCCGGAGCGACCGCCGCTCACTACGAAGCGGCCGACGCGGTCCTCGCGGTGCCGCTGCACACCGGCGGCACCGCGTGGGCTCTGCGCGAACTGGTCGTGCTGCACGAACTCGCCCACCATCTGGAACCCGCCGCCGACAAAGTCGCCCCTCATGGCCCCGAGTTCTGCACCCGCTACCTCGAACTTGTGGACGGCATCATCGGCCCGGAAGCCGCCCTACTGCTGCGAACCACAATGCTCAGCTGCGGCGTCCACTTCGGCTAG